TTCATCTGTCATCGGCTTTTCAGTGTTGTAAAAAGAGTGAGGTTCAGCAACTGATATATTAGAATTCTTGTTATTCCAAAACCTCCACAGACAGAAAATCTTTTCTCGGTCAGAACTTTTGCTGATAGCTCTGATTAATTTGTTCTGAATACTTTCAAAAGATTCCATTACTGCAAATTTTTAGTAAAGGTAAAACTTTTCCAACAGAATTAAAAACAAAAAAGGCAAACCGGAACAGCTTTCAACCCAAAAAGAAAAATACGAATCTTTATTAGAATTCTTCGAAAAAAAAACAAGAATATAAGTAAATACCGAGGCTAAAAAAAAGCTTACAGCAAACTGAGTTTTCAAATAAAAAATAGCTAAAATGCAAGCAATGAAAATAAAAATATAAGCAAGATATTTTGTGTTTTGAATACCAATTAATTTTGGAAATGTCTGAACCGTATCACTTTTCATATCGCGAATATCGAATGGCAAAACGAGTGCAGTCACAAAAAAGAAACTGATAAAAAATATAGGAAAATTAAACGCAGGTAAAGTAAGCCAACAATTGACCAATGCCCAAACTAAACCTACATAAAATACTTTGAGTAAAGGAATTTTCCGGATGTAAGTTTCAAGAAAAAAACTGTTGTATAATAATCCTAAAACCACAATCACAAACCATTTTACTAAACGTATTTCATTATGATTAAAAATAATTAAAGCCGCCGAAATAATTCCTGTGACGAAATTTAATAATAATATTTTATAAAAATATTTTGTTTTTTGGTATTTGGTGTACAGATATCCGCTGAAATAGGTGATGAATATCAAAAGAACTGAAGGGAAACGGAATGTGTTTTGCTCCATCATGAAAAATACTGCGAAAACTGTTCCCATTAAAGAGACATAAAGTTGGCTGTCGATGACAGATTTTTTCAGTACTTTTAAACAATTCATTTATCAAAAATAACACTTATGCAAAGATTTTCCAAGGTTTTGTTCCTTATCCTGTTTTTATCGTGTTTCTCTAATGCTTTCAGTCAGAAGTATTACGATACACAATGGAAAAAAATACAAACAAATTATGAAAAGGGAGCTTACAAATCAAATCTACCGGTTGTTTTGGAAATTCAAAAACAAGCTATGAAAGAAAATAATGCCTTACAGTTGATTCGCTCTCTGAAAGCAGAATTCAGCATTGTAAATCGAACCAATGACGACGAGAAAAATGATTCAGTATCAAAGTTTTTTGCTAAACTAAAAACTACAGAAAAGAACCTGAAAGGTGATGACCTTTTAGTGTACAAGGTTTTGTTATCGGGTTTTACGTTTGATTATTACAATGAGCATTCTTGGGAAATCAATGGCAGAACCAATATGAATTCTCAGGATGTTTCAGAAATTGAAACATGGAGCAAACTTGATTTTAAAAATTATTTAATCCAAAATTTTAAGGAGCTTGACTCAGAAAATCAGGTGATGAATAAACTATCTTTGGTAAAATACAAGGATATTTTTTCAAATACAGATTATATTGCTTATTTCCCTACTTTGAAGGATTGGTATTCTTTGAAAAAGGTCAATTTCTTATCGAATAATGAATTGTTTACAAAGAACGAACTGGCGGAAAACAGAGTTTTAATAAATACAATTTTTGATGAATTAATTGCTAAAAGTACAGGCAATTCTAAGCTTTATTTTCTACATCAGAAACTTTCTGAGAATTGTATTTTTAATTCTTGTAAAGATAAATTAGTACAGCTTCAGAATTTAATAAAAATGAATATTGAAGGTGATTACACAGTGCTTATTACAGAGGAAATAATAGATGAATTAATTAAAGGAAAAAAAGAAAAAGAAGCGCTTCAGCTTGTCAATTCTATCAAAAATCAATATCCGAAATCTCCTTTTATTGAAAACATTAAAAATAAGGAAAATCAGATCATTAATCCTTTTTTAAGCTTCAAATATGAAGAGCAGACTCAGCCGAATCTGCCGATTCATTTGGTTGCAGAGTTTAAGAATGTGAAAGAATTTTCTGTAAATATTTATGAAGTAAAAGATAATTTTTTGCCGTTGATGCAATTTGCGAGAAGCCCTTATGATAATGCTTACTCAAAAATAAAAAAATCGTTGGTAAGAAAAGAAGTTTTTCAGTTGAATGATCCTCAAGATTATCAGCTTCACAAAACTTCTGTTGAAATGAAAGCACTTCCTTCCGGAATTTATGTTGCCGAATATGAAGTTTCAGGTTCAAAACCAGAAGAAGGTAATAATCATAACTTTTATTTTTTAGTTTCAAGTCATAAAATTATTTATCAGAATATCAACGAAAGCAATACACTTTCTAATGAATTGAAATTAATCAGCTCAGAAAATGGGAAGCCAATCAATAATGAAAATCTTACATTTTATGAGTTTGTAGAAGGTAAAGCTTTAAATAAGGTTGTTGGTAAAACTGGTGAAAATGGAGTTTTTAAATTTCCGATGACGAATAGTAAAGATTATTACAGAGCGATTTTGATTCAACAGCCGAAAACCAATGACTTTCAGTTGATGCAAATTTATGGTAATAATAATCGGGAAATATACAATCCGAATAAACAAACCCGTACAAAAGCTCAAATTTTTACAGACAGAGCAATTTACAGACCCGGACAAACCGTATATTTTAAAGTAATCAATACAAAAATAGACAATGAAATAGAATCTGTTGCATCAAATTTAAAACAGAAAATAACTTTAAGAGATACCAATAATCAGGAAGTTACGGTACAGAATTTTACCACCAATGAATTTGGTTCTTATCACGGAAGTTTTATTTTGCCTAAAGGAAAACTGAACGGGAATTTTAGAATCATCACTGATGGAAATACGAGTGGTTACAGATATATAAAAGTTGAAGAATACAAACGTCCAAAATTTGAAGTGACTTTTGATCCTGTAAAAGATGAATATAAATACGGACAAACCATCGAACTGAAAGGTAAAGCAATGATGTTTTCTGGAGTGGCCTTGAGTAACACCAACGTCAACTACGAAATTAAAAAACAAAATATTCGTTGGAGATATTTTCCTTGGTATCCGAATGATAATGATAACGAAAACTCCATTCTTGGCGAAGTTAAAACTAATGAAAAAGGAGAGTTTACTATAAAATTAGACCTTAAAAAAGATGAAAAATTAGAAGAAATTCAGATTGATAATTACCAAATCAATGCTTCTGCGACTGATATCAATGGGGAAACTCAAACTGCAAATACCAATTTAAAAGTAGCTTCGGTTTCTCATTATATCAAAGCTGACAATATTAAAAATATTTTTGCGGATGAAAACCTAAACGTAAAAGTTGAAACCAAAAATTACAACGAACAAAATCTTAAAAAATCTTATCAGGTAAAGCTTTCAAAACTGGAAACTCCGAATAGGATTTTCAGAAACAATTTCAAAACAGAAGTTCAGAATCTGCCGAAATTTTCAAAAGAAGAGTTTATCAGCAAATTTCCACATGATTTGTATGATAAAAATGATGAAATAAAAAACTGGAAAGTTGAAAAAGTTCTTATCAAAAAAATTCAAGAGCCATCAACCGAAAACCAACAACTGACAACTCAAGTAGACCTTGGAAAACTGGAAGCTGGAGATTACCAATTAGAATTGTATAATATTGAAGGGAAAGACACAATAAAATCTACTCAAAATTTCAGTGTTTGGGATAAAAAATCTTTAAAGCCAACACAGAAAACTTTCTTAACGGTTTTAGAACCAAAAGATGAGGTTTCGAGAGGGGAAAAAGCAAAAATTTATGTATATTCATCAATTCCAAATGCTTTGGTGAATGTTTTCCTGCAAAATGGTTTAGGAAAAACAGTTACCGAAGTTCATCAGTTCAAAAACGGTGTGCTTGAATATGAAACTGAAATTCCGAATGATAAAAATGTAACGGGTTTAAATATTCAGTTTCAGTTGGCTTCATTTAATGATATTCAGACCGAAACGGTTGATTTAAAAATTAAAGATACAGAGCAGCCATTGAAAATAGAAACGGTAACATTCAGAGATAAAATAGAACCTAATTCTAAAGAAAAATGGACGGTGAAAGTTTCTGGTAACGACAAAGAAAAGATCAATGCTGAGATTTTAGCCAATATGTATGATATGTCTTTGGACCAGTTTTCTGTGAATACTTTTAACTGGCAAGAATTGTATAGACCTTATTCATTTACGTCTTCTTATGCAATCAATACGGGGCTTGAAGAAAAATATTTTCAGAGCAGAATGGAATATTTTGATAATAAAGTAGTAGATATTCCTCAGTTTAACTGGTTTGATGGAAACATTTACTTTGTAGATTACAGTAGACAACTGGAAACCACAACAGGAGTTGTTAATCAGGAAGGTGTAAAAGCTGCTGCATATACTCCGCCACCGCCGCCACCAACTGCAGGTGCAAAAGCAAGTATGGCTAAAAGAGAAATAATGGCAGAAGACAAGATTATGGTGATTCAAAATGTTGTTCCTGAACCATTAAAAGCTCCAAGAATTGATGCAGATGGTGTCTCAGATAAAAATGAAGAGACTTTAGAAAATGTTCAGGTTCGTCAAAACTTAAACGAAACTGCATTCTTCTATCCGGATTTAAAAACTGATGCAGAAGGAAATGTTAACTTTGAATTCACGTCGCCCGAAGCTCTTACAAAATGGAAATTGATGTTCCTGGCTCATACAAAAAACGCAAGAGCAACAACTTTGGAAAAAGAAGTAGTGACGCAGAAAGAGTTTTCTGTTACCCCAAATTACCCAAGATTTTTGAGAGAAGGGGATGAATTGAATCTTCAGTCAAAACTATCAAATTTAACAAACAAAAAATTGAATGGTTCTGCGCAACTGCAGATTTTGGATGCGTTTACCAACGAAGATAT
Above is a genomic segment from Chryseobacterium mulctrae containing:
- a CDS encoding UbiA prenyltransferase family protein, translated to MNCLKVLKKSVIDSQLYVSLMGTVFAVFFMMEQNTFRFPSVLLIFITYFSGYLYTKYQKTKYFYKILLLNFVTGIISAALIIFNHNEIRLVKWFVIVVLGLLYNSFFLETYIRKIPLLKVFYVGLVWALVNCWLTLPAFNFPIFFISFFFVTALVLPFDIRDMKSDTVQTFPKLIGIQNTKYLAYIFIFIACILAIFYLKTQFAVSFFLASVFTYILVFFSKNSNKDSYFSFWVESCSGLPFLFLILLEKFYLY
- a CDS encoding alpha-2-macroglobulin family protein, coding for MQRFSKVLFLILFLSCFSNAFSQKYYDTQWKKIQTNYEKGAYKSNLPVVLEIQKQAMKENNALQLIRSLKAEFSIVNRTNDDEKNDSVSKFFAKLKTTEKNLKGDDLLVYKVLLSGFTFDYYNEHSWEINGRTNMNSQDVSEIETWSKLDFKNYLIQNFKELDSENQVMNKLSLVKYKDIFSNTDYIAYFPTLKDWYSLKKVNFLSNNELFTKNELAENRVLINTIFDELIAKSTGNSKLYFLHQKLSENCIFNSCKDKLVQLQNLIKMNIEGDYTVLITEEIIDELIKGKKEKEALQLVNSIKNQYPKSPFIENIKNKENQIINPFLSFKYEEQTQPNLPIHLVAEFKNVKEFSVNIYEVKDNFLPLMQFARSPYDNAYSKIKKSLVRKEVFQLNDPQDYQLHKTSVEMKALPSGIYVAEYEVSGSKPEEGNNHNFYFLVSSHKIIYQNINESNTLSNELKLISSENGKPINNENLTFYEFVEGKALNKVVGKTGENGVFKFPMTNSKDYYRAILIQQPKTNDFQLMQIYGNNNREIYNPNKQTRTKAQIFTDRAIYRPGQTVYFKVINTKIDNEIESVASNLKQKITLRDTNNQEVTVQNFTTNEFGSYHGSFILPKGKLNGNFRIITDGNTSGYRYIKVEEYKRPKFEVTFDPVKDEYKYGQTIELKGKAMMFSGVALSNTNVNYEIKKQNIRWRYFPWYPNDNDNENSILGEVKTNEKGEFTIKLDLKKDEKLEEIQIDNYQINASATDINGETQTANTNLKVASVSHYIKADNIKNIFADENLNVKVETKNYNEQNLKKSYQVKLSKLETPNRIFRNNFKTEVQNLPKFSKEEFISKFPHDLYDKNDEIKNWKVEKVLIKKIQEPSTENQQLTTQVDLGKLEAGDYQLELYNIEGKDTIKSTQNFSVWDKKSLKPTQKTFLTVLEPKDEVSRGEKAKIYVYSSIPNALVNVFLQNGLGKTVTEVHQFKNGVLEYETEIPNDKNVTGLNIQFQLASFNDIQTETVDLKIKDTEQPLKIETVTFRDKIEPNSKEKWTVKVSGNDKEKINAEILANMYDMSLDQFSVNTFNWQELYRPYSFTSSYAINTGLEEKYFQSRMEYFDNKVVDIPQFNWFDGNIYFVDYSRQLETTTGVVNQEGVKAAAYTPPPPPPTAGAKASMAKREIMAEDKIMVIQNVVPEPLKAPRIDADGVSDKNEETLENVQVRQNLNETAFFYPDLKTDAEGNVNFEFTSPEALTKWKLMFLAHTKNARATTLEKEVVTQKEFSVTPNYPRFLREGDELNLQSKLSNLTNKKLNGSAQLQILDAFTNEDISEKFGLSTLTAVSGYNKEQAFSVNENGNSALTWKIKVPNNVSSIILKIVAKAGQYSDGEQKAIPVLPNRMLVTDAIPIFVKEGETKTFVLDNLKNTNSTTISNVSNTLELTTNPIWEIMFALPSLKNDQNSSADVVFNKWFADVLASEIFKANPKLKTVFEEYQSKGLLTSNLEKNQELKQLLLEETPWVLESKNEEEQMAKLALLFDANTMKNSINQDWDDFKKLQNPDGGFSWYQGYPSSYGTSLYILKNLGKINAWLKENVKDYQSSEQKELVAKLIGYVDNEINKYTDVKKENVINNWTLDYLDTRNYWEKQYPLKGKGATLKSLVKQKAKTTKITDFTFFGLHRTALLMSDYGLKDVSDKLLNYLKETSVDSKTQGVYWKQNLDDWGWFSSKIVNHAGALEAFNKLKPNDQKFIEDMKIWLITQKEVNSWGSSRGTSEVIFTILNSGKSWTSAESDKATIIWGGKELKPETQATGYVKSAVKTDVLDKNLATVTVTKPGAGIVQGGLFWQYYEDLDKIKSSENYISVVKELYKKVKTVNGEELQKISPETPLKVGDKVTVRMILNTDRAMEFIHIKDMRAAGFEPLNVLSGYQWKNSLGYYQSTKDASTNFYIQYMPKGKYVFEYDYVANVSGKFSNGITTIQNYYAPQMNSHTKGSNVVIME